A single genomic interval of Electrophorus electricus isolate fEleEle1 chromosome 2, fEleEle1.pri, whole genome shotgun sequence harbors:
- the slc25a22a gene encoding mitochondrial glutamate carrier 1 translates to MADKQISLPAKLINGGIAGLIGVTCVFPIDLAKTRLQNQQNGSRLYTSMSDCLIKTIRSEGYFGMYRGAAVNLTLVTPEKAIKLAANDFFRFHLSKDGQKLTLFREMLAGCGAGTCQVIVTTPMEMLKIQLQDAGRIAAQRKLMPQAVSPGGPVEVKSPTAMQITRDLLRQKGIAGLYKGLGATLLRDVPFSIIYFPLFANLNNLGKKGAEGPAPFYVSFISGCVAGSTAAVAVNPVDVIKTRLQSLTRGSQEDTYSGVTDCIRKILHNEGPAAFLKGAYCRALVIAPLFGIAQVVYFLGMGEFILSFLPKRSD, encoded by the exons ATGGCTGACAAACAGATCAG TTTGCCTGCCAAGTTAATAAATGGAGGCATTGCTGGCCTGATTGGTGTCACCTGTGTCTTTCCCATTGACCTGGCCAAGACCCGCTTACAGAACCAGCAGAATGGCTCTCGTCTCTACACCAGCAT GTCAGACTGCCTTATCAAAACCATTCGATCAGAAGGTTATTTTGGGATGTACAGAG GTGCTGCGGTGAACTTGACTCTCGTTACTCCAGAAAAAGCCATTAAGCTGGCGGCCAATGATTTCTTCAGGTTCCACCTCTCCAAGGATGg GCAGAAGCTCACCTTATTCAGAGAGATGCTGGCAGGCTGTGGGGCAGGCACATGCCAG GTCATTGTTACGACACCCATGGAGATGCTGAAAATCCAGCTGCAAGATGCAGGCAGAATTG CTGCTCAGAGGAAGCTGATGCCACAGGCGGTGTCACCAGGGGGACCAGTGGAGGTGAAGAGTCCCACTGCCATGCAGATCACACGGGACCTACTGAGACAAAAAGGCATCGCTGGACTCTATAAAGGGCTGGGAGCTACACTGCTCag gGATGTTCCTTTCTCAATCATCTACTTCCCTCTGTTTGCTAACCTGAATAACCTGGGGAAGAAGGGAGCAGAGGGCCCTGCTCCATTCTACGTCTCCTTCATATCCGGCTGCGTTGCTGGCAGCACAGCTGCTGTGGCAGTCAACCCTGTAGATG TGATTAAAACCAGGTTGCAGTCACTAACACGTGGCAGTCAAGAGGATACATACAGTGGAGTGACTGACTGCATCAG GAAGATTCTGCATAACGAGGGTCCTGCCGCCTTCCTGAAGGGGGCGTACTGTCGCGCCCTCGTCATCGCCCCGCTCTTTGGCATCGCGCAGGTTGTCTACTTCTTGGGCATGGGCGAATTCATCCTCAGCTTCTTGCCGAAGCGGAGCGACTGA